GAGAGTGGTAAAGGCAAGGAGGAGGCTGAGGGTGGGAATGGCAGTGTTCTGTAAGGTGCCATCCTCTCCCCCACTCCAGGCTCTCACCTGCTGATTGCTCTGAGCAGCACTGAGGTCCTCTATGTGAACCGTAACGGACAGAAGGTACGGCCACTGGCACGGTGGAAGGGGCAGCTGGTGGAGAGTGTGGGCTGGAACAAGGCACTGGGCAGTGAGAGCAGCACAGGCCCCATCCTGGTCGGCACTGCCCAAGGCCAGATCTTCGAAGCAGAGCTCTCTGCCAGTGAGGGTGGGCTCTTCGGCCCTGCCCCGGATCTCTACTTCCGCCCATTGTATGTTCTGAATGAAGAAGGGGGTCCAGCACCTGTGTGCTCCCTTGAGGCCGAGCGAGGCCCTGATGGGCGTGGCTTCGTGATCGCCACCACCCGGCAGCGCCTCTTCCAGTTCATAGGCCGAGCAGctgagggaactgaggcccagggctTCTCGGGGCTCTTTGCTGCCTACGCTGACCACCCACCCCCATTCCGTGAGTTCCCCAGCAGTCTGGGCTACAGTGAGTTGGCCTTCTATACCCCCAAACTGCGTTCTGCACCTCGGGCCTTTGCCTGGATGATGGGGGACGGCGTGTTGTATGGAGCATTGGACTGTGGGCGCCCcgattccctgctgagcgaggagcgTGTCTGGGAGTACCCAGAGGGGGTAGGTCCTGGGGCCAGCCCACCCCTGGCCATCGTCCTGACCCAGTTCcacttcctgctgctgctggttgACCGAGTGGAGGCAGTGTGCACCCTGACGGGGCAGGTGGTGCTGCGGGATCACTTCCTGGAGAAGTTTGGGCCACTGAAGCACATGGTGAAGGACTCTTCCACAGGCCACCTGTGGGCCTACACTGAGCGAGCCGTCTTCCGCTACCACGTACAGCGGGAGGCCCGAGATGTCTGGCGCACCTACCTGGACATGAACCGCTTCGACCTGGCCAAAGAGTATTGCCGAGAGCGGCCTGACTGCCTGGACACTGTCCTGGCCCGAGAGGCCGATTTCTGTTTTCGTCAACGCCGTTACCTGGAGAGCGCCCGCTGCTATGCCCTGACTCAGAGCTACTTTGAGGAAATCGCCCTCAAGTTCTTGGAGGCCCGACAGGAGGAGGCTCTAGCTGAGTTCCTACAGCGAAAACTGGCCAGTTTGAAGCCTGCTGAGCGAACCCAGGCCACACTGCTTACCACCTGGCTGACAGAGCTTTACCTGAGCCGGCTAGGAGCACTACAGGGTGATCCTGAGGCCCTGAACTTATACCGGGAAACACGGGAGCGCTTCCGGTCCTTCCTCAGCAGTCCCCGCCACAAAGAGTGGCTCTTTGCCAGCCGGGCCTCCATCCACGAACTGCTGGCCAGCCATGGGGACACGGAACATATGGTGTACTTTGCCGTGATCATGCAGGACTATGAGCGGGTGGTGGCATACCATTGCCAGCACGAGGCCTATGAGGAAGCCCTGGCTGTGCTTGCTCGCCACCGTGACCCCCAGCTCTTCTATAAGTTCTCACCCATCCTCATCCGTCACATTCCTCGCCAGCTGGTAGATGCTTGGATTGAGCTGGGCAGCCGCCTGGACGCCCGGCAGCTCATCCCTGCCCTGGTGAACTACAGCCAGGGTGGTGAGGCCCAGCAGGTGAGCCAGGCCATCCGCTACATGGAGTTCTGCGTGAATGTGCTGGGCGAGACTGAGCAGGCTATTCACAATTACCTGCTGTCGCTCTATGCCCGAGGCCAGCCTGCCTCACTGCTGGCCTACCTTGAGCAGGCAGGGGCCAGCCCACACCGTGTGCATTACGACCTCAAGTATGCGCTGCGGCTTTGTGCTGAGCACGGCCACCACCGTGCTTGTGTCCACGTCTACAAGGTCCTAGAGCTGTATGAGGAGGCCGTGGACTTGGCCCTGCAGGTGAGCCAATGAGTTTTGACCCCTCCAGCACAGGGGCCTGGAGAGCAGTCTCATCAGATGCTGAGGGTTTGGAGTGGGGGGCTGTGGCTAGAGGGTGCTGGCTACTCTTGTGGAAAGGTGCTATAGTATAGAGTTTAAGAACGTGGACTCTGAGGCCAGCGTTTGAagtctggttctgccacttaatAAGCTGTATGACCTCAGGCTGATTTCCAACCCTCTCTTTGCCTCAGATCATTCAGCCACAAATGGGATAATATTCTAGTACTTCCCTTCTAGGGTTGATGAGCATAGTGTATACGGAAagtgctcagaacagtgcctgcccTGCTGGTAAGTTCTACACATGTGCTAGCGCTAGTAATTGCGTTACAGTCACAACTGCCAGCGGGGAGAGTGCTGAGTTACATTTTTCAATCATGAGTTATCACGTGCCTTTGGATAATATGAAATGCTTAgtgaaaatgcaaattcctgggtCTGAATCCAGGACTTGCTGTATTAGAAAGTTGAAGGTGGGGCccaaaaatctgtattttgaatatgcttcctaaattatttttattttatttatttatttatttatttatttataattatttttttttcttcatttatttatgatagtcacacagagagagagaaagagaggcagagacacaagcagagggagaagcaggctccatgcaccgggagcccgatgtgggattcgatcccgggtctccaggatcgcgccctgggccaaaggcaggcgccaaaccgctgcgccaaccagggatccccctaaatgatttttaaatttgcaaaaaatcaggggtgcctgagtggctcagtcagctgtcttcagctcaggctatgatcccGGGGTGTTGGGATCGAGCCTCagatcaggctcctgctcagcggggagtctacctctccatctccctctgcctctcacccctacccccacccatgctctttctcactcgctctctctcaaataataaaatctttaaataaataaaataaatttgcccAAATCAAAGCCCCCTCATCGTAGGTAGCTTGTACAAAGCTTTGACAGGGCCAGGCCTGTGATTGAGACAGGTTCCTTTCTGGACCCCCAGAAGCCCCCACATTTCTTGCTGCCCAGAATGTTGGGAATCCTTCCTTGGGACCTCTCCTGGGGCCCAGGTTCCCCCTGGGCGTCTGTGTCTCCCACAGTCTGTTCCAAGGGGGCAAGGGTCTTGACCCTACCCCTCACGGTCTCCCCACAGGTGGATGTGGACCTGGCCAAACAGTGTGCCGACTTGCCTGAGGAAGACGAGGAACTGCGTAAGAAACTGTGGCTGAAGATCGCTCGGCACGTGGTGCAAGAGGAGGAAGACGTGCAGACAGCCATGGCCTGCCTGGCCAGCTGCCCCCTGCTCAAGATTGAGGATGTGCTGCCCTTCTTTCCTGACTTCGTCACCATCGACCACTTCAAGGAGGCGATCTGCAGCTCGCTCAGGGCCTACAACCACCACATCCAAGAGCTGCAGCGGGAGATGGAGGAGGCCACAGCCAGTGCCCAGCGCATCCGGCGAGACCTACAGGAACTGCGGGGCCGGTACGGGGCAGTGGAGCCCCAGGACAAGTGCGCCACCTGCGACTTCCCCCTGCTCAACCGGCCTTTTTACCTTTTCCTCTGTGGCCACATGTTCCATGCTGACTGCCTGCTGCAGGCTGTGCGGCCGGGCCTGCCCGCCTACAAGCAGGCCCGGCTGGAGGAGCTGCAGCGGAAGCTGGGAGCTGCCCCGGCCCCTACCAAGGGCTCCGCCCGTGCCAAGGAGGCCGAGGCAGGGGCAGCCACAGCAGGGCCCAGTCGGGAGCAGCTTAAGGCTGACCTGGATGAACTGGTGGCGGCTGAGTGCGTGTACTGTGGGGAGCTGATGATCCGCTCCATTGACCGGCCCTTCATTGACCCCCAGCGCTATGAGGAGGAGCACCTCAGTTGGCTGTAGGAGGGTGTGGCCCTGCTGGGTGGGCAAGCGGCGGGGGGCACTCGCCCCCTCTGGGGAAGGCCACGCGGGGGTCTGTGCTCAGTCGTTGAGACTGCTGGGCTGTGACAGCATCAGGGAGAGTGGGAGTAGCTGTTGCTGTAAGGTGCCATCCGTGAGTGTGTTCTGCCACTGTCCTGTCCGCGCTCTTCTTCAGAGCTGCTCTAGAGCTGCTGTTATGCCAAGCCGTCTGCCTGCCTCCCAGTAGAGGGCCTTAGTCTAGAGAGGTCAGAATTCTGACCCCATCACTGTCCCCCCTCCATCTAACAggcctcttttcctttttactttccaCAGGCATCCTGTTCACTTCTATAGTGAGACTAgcattctttcttttcacttcatgGCCCTTCTCTCTCAGAGGAAGGCCTCTCCCATATCTGCCCCTAGGTCCCAGAAACCGAAAGACAGCCCCTCCAAGCCCTGGACGTAGAGGATGGGAAAGGTGATGCCAGTGGTGGGTGCCTCTCGTGTACACCTTCTGGGGCTCTGGTGTGTGGGGGTGCCCTGGGGAAGAGGGCCTCATGGAGGCCAGTGGGAGAGGGTGATGGGGTTGGGGAGCATTAAACTGCCTGCACTGCACTGGGGGCTCTGGACTTGATGGCTTTGTGTTGATGCTGGTCTGAGAAGCGTGTGAGTCATTTCCAGGGGGTTaccacagggaggctgctgggACCCTGAACGCTTTCCAGCCGTGGCCTTCACTCCCTCACCTGGAGATGTGACCAATTGATTTTGCTATTCTTGTGATTTGCTCACTCCCTTGTCCCTCCTCCATCCTCTCTGCCTCCAGGCTTCAGCTG
This region of Canis lupus baileyi chromosome 32, mCanLup2.hap1, whole genome shotgun sequence genomic DNA includes:
- the VPS18 gene encoding vacuolar protein sorting-associated protein 18 homolog isoform X1, with the translated sequence MASILDEYEDSLSRSAVLQPGCPSVGIPHSGYVNAQLEKEVPIFTKQRIDFTPSERITSLVVSCNQLCMSLGKDTLLRIDLGKANEPNHVELGRKDDAKVHKMFLDHTGSHLLIALSSTEVLYVNRNGQKVRPLARWKGQLVESVGWNKALGSESSTGPILVGTAQGQIFEAELSASEGGLFGPAPDLYFRPLYVLNEEGGPAPVCSLEAERGPDGRGFVIATTRQRLFQFIGRAAEGTEAQGFSGLFAAYADHPPPFREFPSSLGYSELAFYTPKLRSAPRAFAWMMGDGVLYGALDCGRPDSLLSEERVWEYPEGVGPGASPPLAIVLTQFHFLLLLVDRVEAVCTLTGQVVLRDHFLEKFGPLKHMVKDSSTGHLWAYTERAVFRYHVQREARDVWRTYLDMNRFDLAKEYCRERPDCLDTVLAREADFCFRQRRYLESARCYALTQSYFEEIALKFLEARQEEALAEFLQRKLASLKPAERTQATLLTTWLTELYLSRLGALQGDPEALNLYRETRERFRSFLSSPRHKEWLFASRASIHELLASHGDTEHMVYFAVIMQDYERVVAYHCQHEAYEEALAVLARHRDPQLFYKFSPILIRHIPRQLVDAWIELGSRLDARQLIPALVNYSQGGEAQQVSQAIRYMEFCVNVLGETEQAIHNYLLSLYARGQPASLLAYLEQAGASPHRVHYDLKYALRLCAEHGHHRACVHVYKVLELYEEAVDLALQVDVDLAKQCADLPEEDEELRKKLWLKIARHVVQEEEDVQTAMACLASCPLLKIEDVLPFFPDFVTIDHFKEAICSSLRAYNHHIQELQREMEEATASAQRIRRDLQELRGRYGAVEPQDKCATCDFPLLNRPFYLFLCGHMFHADCLLQAVRPGLPAYKQARLEELQRKLGAAPAPTKGSARAKEAEAGAATAGPSREQLKADLDELVAAECVYCGELMIRSIDRPFIDPQRYEEEHLSWL
- the VPS18 gene encoding vacuolar protein sorting-associated protein 18 homolog isoform X2, encoding MSLGKDTLLRIDLGKANEPNHVELGRKDDAKVHKMFLDHTGSHLLIALSSTEVLYVNRNGQKVRPLARWKGQLVESVGWNKALGSESSTGPILVGTAQGQIFEAELSASEGGLFGPAPDLYFRPLYVLNEEGGPAPVCSLEAERGPDGRGFVIATTRQRLFQFIGRAAEGTEAQGFSGLFAAYADHPPPFREFPSSLGYSELAFYTPKLRSAPRAFAWMMGDGVLYGALDCGRPDSLLSEERVWEYPEGVGPGASPPLAIVLTQFHFLLLLVDRVEAVCTLTGQVVLRDHFLEKFGPLKHMVKDSSTGHLWAYTERAVFRYHVQREARDVWRTYLDMNRFDLAKEYCRERPDCLDTVLAREADFCFRQRRYLESARCYALTQSYFEEIALKFLEARQEEALAEFLQRKLASLKPAERTQATLLTTWLTELYLSRLGALQGDPEALNLYRETRERFRSFLSSPRHKEWLFASRASIHELLASHGDTEHMVYFAVIMQDYERVVAYHCQHEAYEEALAVLARHRDPQLFYKFSPILIRHIPRQLVDAWIELGSRLDARQLIPALVNYSQGGEAQQVSQAIRYMEFCVNVLGETEQAIHNYLLSLYARGQPASLLAYLEQAGASPHRVHYDLKYALRLCAEHGHHRACVHVYKVLELYEEAVDLALQVDVDLAKQCADLPEEDEELRKKLWLKIARHVVQEEEDVQTAMACLASCPLLKIEDVLPFFPDFVTIDHFKEAICSSLRAYNHHIQELQREMEEATASAQRIRRDLQELRGRYGAVEPQDKCATCDFPLLNRPFYLFLCGHMFHADCLLQAVRPGLPAYKQARLEELQRKLGAAPAPTKGSARAKEAEAGAATAGPSREQLKADLDELVAAECVYCGELMIRSIDRPFIDPQRYEEEHLSWL